One Brevibacterium spongiae DNA segment encodes these proteins:
- a CDS encoding NADPH:quinone oxidoreductase family protein, protein MKAIRVTALTGPDDVELAEVERPVPGPGQVLIKVAYAGVTFPELLQTRGLYQVKHDLPFTLGSEASGVVAEAGPDSRYSIGDRVAAITGSGTFAEYLVAGDEATVPVPDSVSLADAAGMPMNVLTADFALRVRANAQPGQSLLVHGAAGGLGSAAVQMGLAMGLEVIAVVSTDAKAEAVRELGATHVVFANGFKDATKEIFANGVDFVFDPVGGDRFTDSTRVLAPFGRLLVLGFTAGEIPSIKVNRLLLKNISVDGVAWGAAAFGHPTYITEQWETVREHVAAGRLNPRIHATYPLERTAAAIRELDERTVMGKVLLEVAGE, encoded by the coding sequence ATGAAAGCCATTCGCGTCACCGCTCTGACCGGCCCCGATGATGTCGAGCTCGCCGAGGTGGAGCGTCCGGTGCCGGGACCGGGCCAGGTGCTCATCAAGGTCGCCTACGCCGGGGTGACCTTCCCCGAGCTGCTGCAGACCCGGGGCCTGTACCAGGTCAAGCACGATCTGCCTTTCACCCTCGGGTCCGAGGCCTCCGGAGTCGTCGCCGAGGCAGGACCGGATTCCCGCTATTCCATCGGTGACCGGGTCGCTGCGATCACAGGCTCCGGAACCTTCGCCGAATACCTCGTCGCCGGAGACGAAGCCACGGTGCCGGTGCCGGATTCGGTGAGCCTGGCCGACGCCGCGGGCATGCCGATGAACGTGCTCACCGCCGACTTCGCGCTGCGAGTGCGCGCGAATGCGCAGCCGGGGCAGAGTCTGCTCGTCCACGGGGCCGCCGGCGGCCTCGGTTCGGCCGCGGTGCAGATGGGCCTGGCTATGGGGCTCGAGGTCATCGCCGTCGTCTCGACCGACGCGAAAGCCGAAGCGGTGCGTGAGCTCGGTGCGACCCACGTGGTCTTCGCGAACGGCTTCAAGGATGCGACGAAGGAGATCTTCGCGAACGGTGTCGACTTCGTCTTCGACCCGGTCGGCGGTGACCGCTTCACCGACTCCACGCGTGTCCTCGCCCCATTCGGTCGGCTGCTCGTTCTCGGCTTCACCGCCGGCGAGATCCCCTCGATCAAGGTCAACCGGCTGCTGCTCAAGAACATCTCCGTCGACGGTGTCGCCTGGGGCGCCGCCGCCTTCGGTCATCCCACCTACATCACCGAGCAGTGGGAGACGGTGCGCGAGCACGTGGCGGCCGGTCGGCTCAATCCGCGCATCCACGCGACCTACCCGCTCGAGCGGACGGCGGCGGCGATCAGGGAACTTGACGAACGCACCGTGATGGGAAAGGTGCTCCTTGAAGTCGCGGGAGAATGA
- a CDS encoding nuclease-related domain-containing DEAD/DEAH box helicase, translating to MVTLIPEQPDFNESTAEELVWNALRDQLPDGATVIHGQRLTGDDKDVEIDFLILWPGAGIAVVEVKGGRVDVVDGSWFTSGSHGKRSHLATPPLEQAMVAKHTLVDYLRPRLSRLPGPISHLAVLPYTELPNSWDQPDAPKRQLVDGTEIDSLAAKVAAQLRYDFDPQRHDLTVGHEFVLKNLRRTHQAVENVALKAAEISDRADALSREQAKLIRILRHQNRAEISGGAGSGKTYLALRKARALTQEGKKVALMCYSRGLGRFLQLHTAQWPDEDRPSFVGLFHDLPISWGAPGGSDDDSEYWEQRLPTMLKDLADDRPRKRLFDAIVIDEGQDFSLLWWEAVQSCLRNQLAGTLYVFTDERQRIFDRHGESPITMNPIQLDENLRNSEQIVAGIADLAFEEPIARNGPGEEIEWIDVDTESALAEADGQVESLMDGGWAAGQIALLTTGSRHPVQKEVVETEGIAAYWDQFFADEAVFYGHVLGFKGLERPAVVLCINGFRDPQRAIDMLYVGMSRATTKLIVVGDLSIFDDVYGD from the coding sequence ATGGTCACGTTGATTCCCGAACAGCCTGATTTCAATGAGTCCACCGCCGAGGAGCTCGTGTGGAATGCGCTGCGCGATCAGCTTCCCGACGGGGCGACGGTCATCCACGGGCAGCGGCTGACCGGCGATGACAAGGACGTCGAGATCGATTTCCTCATCCTCTGGCCGGGCGCCGGCATCGCCGTCGTCGAAGTCAAGGGCGGGCGCGTCGATGTCGTCGACGGCAGCTGGTTCACCTCTGGCTCCCACGGCAAGCGCAGTCATCTGGCCACGCCGCCGCTCGAGCAGGCGATGGTCGCCAAGCACACCCTCGTTGACTATCTGCGTCCGCGGCTGTCCCGTCTCCCCGGTCCGATCAGCCACCTCGCGGTCCTCCCCTACACAGAGCTGCCGAACAGCTGGGATCAGCCCGATGCGCCGAAGCGCCAGCTCGTCGACGGTACGGAGATCGACTCCCTGGCGGCGAAGGTCGCCGCTCAGCTGCGGTATGACTTCGACCCTCAGCGCCATGACCTCACGGTCGGGCACGAATTCGTGCTGAAGAACCTGCGCAGAACCCACCAGGCGGTGGAGAACGTCGCCCTCAAGGCCGCTGAGATCTCCGACCGAGCCGACGCTCTCAGCCGTGAGCAGGCGAAGCTCATCCGCATCCTCCGTCACCAGAATCGGGCCGAGATCAGCGGCGGAGCAGGATCGGGCAAGACCTACCTCGCGCTGCGCAAAGCCAGAGCGCTGACGCAGGAGGGCAAGAAGGTCGCGCTCATGTGCTATTCGCGGGGTCTCGGACGCTTCCTCCAGCTCCACACCGCACAATGGCCCGACGAAGACCGCCCTTCGTTCGTCGGCCTCTTCCACGACCTGCCCATCAGCTGGGGTGCGCCGGGCGGCAGCGACGACGACTCTGAGTATTGGGAGCAGCGCCTGCCGACGATGCTCAAGGACCTCGCCGATGATCGTCCTCGCAAACGTCTCTTCGACGCGATCGTCATCGACGAAGGCCAGGACTTCAGCCTGCTGTGGTGGGAGGCCGTGCAGTCATGCCTGCGCAATCAGCTGGCCGGCACGCTCTACGTCTTCACCGATGAGCGCCAGCGGATCTTCGACCGCCACGGCGAATCACCGATCACGATGAATCCCATCCAGCTCGACGAGAATCTGCGCAACTCCGAGCAGATCGTCGCCGGCATCGCCGACCTCGCGTTCGAGGAGCCGATCGCCCGCAACGGCCCCGGCGAGGAGATCGAATGGATCGACGTCGACACGGAATCAGCCCTCGCCGAGGCGGACGGACAGGTGGAATCGCTCATGGACGGCGGCTGGGCGGCCGGGCAGATCGCCCTGCTGACCACCGGGTCGAGGCATCCAGTGCAGAAGGAGGTCGTCGAGACCGAGGGGATCGCGGCCTACTGGGATCAGTTCTTCGCCGACGAAGCTGTCTTCTACGGCCATGTGCTCGGCTTCAAGGGACTTGAAAGGCCCGCCGTGGTGCTCTGCATCAACGGATTCAGAGATCCACAGCGGGCCATCGACATGCTCTACGTCGGGATGTCTCGGGCGACGACGAAGCTCATCGTCGTCGGAGACCTCAGCATCTTCGACGACGTCTACGGAGACTGA
- a CDS encoding MFS transporter: MSTPDTPESASPASPTEPDLKTVRKAVAASALGNATEWFDYGLFAVSVTYLSHHFFPGEHAQLMTLLTFAVSFVFRPLGGIVWGPMGDRLGRKKVLALTILLMAGSTFCIALVPSYATIGVAAPIILVLLRVIQGFSSGGEYGGAATFMAEYAPDKRRGFFGSFLEFGTLAGMAAGSLFVLLLQLGLGEQAMTDWAWRIPFVFAGVLGVVGLYLRSQLDESPVYEELDSGDNDKSVKEVFATLFTSYKKQLLVLGGMVVAVNVVNYTLLSYMPTYLQNPVGMSANASLTVMFLAQAFMMILIPFGGMLSDKVGRKPVWYFSLIGLFVAAIPMFMLMANGFVWALIGLAVLGLLYIPQISTISATFPAMFPGPVRFAGFAISYNVSTALFGGTAPSIGEGLIGVTGNTIIPAYMIMAACAVGFVATIFMKETNGASLRGCGLPETGADVVLDESELVDDAK; the protein is encoded by the coding sequence ATGAGCACCCCCGATACCCCAGAATCCGCATCACCGGCGTCCCCAACCGAGCCTGACCTCAAGACCGTGCGCAAAGCCGTGGCCGCCTCGGCGCTGGGCAATGCGACCGAGTGGTTCGACTACGGCCTCTTTGCCGTGTCGGTCACCTACCTCTCCCACCACTTCTTCCCCGGCGAGCATGCGCAGCTGATGACGCTGCTGACCTTCGCCGTGTCTTTCGTCTTCCGTCCTCTCGGCGGAATCGTCTGGGGGCCGATGGGCGACCGCCTCGGCCGCAAGAAGGTCCTGGCACTGACGATTCTGCTCATGGCCGGATCGACGTTCTGCATCGCTCTGGTGCCGAGCTACGCGACGATCGGCGTCGCCGCACCGATCATCCTCGTTCTCCTCCGCGTCATTCAGGGATTCTCCTCGGGTGGCGAGTACGGCGGTGCCGCCACCTTCATGGCCGAGTACGCCCCCGACAAGCGCCGCGGATTCTTCGGCAGCTTCCTCGAATTCGGCACCCTGGCCGGAATGGCCGCCGGTTCGCTCTTCGTCCTGCTCCTCCAGCTGGGCCTCGGAGAGCAGGCGATGACGGACTGGGCGTGGAGGATTCCGTTCGTCTTCGCCGGAGTCCTCGGCGTCGTGGGCCTTTACCTGCGTTCGCAGCTCGATGAGTCTCCTGTCTATGAGGAACTCGACAGCGGTGATAACGACAAGTCGGTCAAGGAAGTCTTCGCGACTCTGTTCACCAGCTACAAGAAGCAGCTGCTCGTCCTCGGCGGCATGGTCGTCGCCGTCAACGTCGTCAACTACACACTGCTGTCCTACATGCCGACCTACCTGCAGAATCCGGTGGGTATGAGCGCGAACGCCTCGCTGACCGTGATGTTCCTCGCCCAGGCATTCATGATGATCCTCATCCCGTTCGGCGGCATGCTCTCGGACAAGGTCGGGCGCAAGCCTGTCTGGTACTTCTCGCTCATCGGACTCTTCGTCGCGGCGATTCCGATGTTCATGCTCATGGCCAACGGCTTCGTCTGGGCACTCATCGGACTGGCTGTGCTCGGTCTCCTCTACATCCCGCAGATCTCGACGATTTCGGCGACCTTCCCGGCGATGTTCCCCGGACCCGTGCGCTTTGCGGGCTTCGCGATCTCGTACAACGTCTCGACCGCACTGTTCGGCGGCACCGCGCCGTCGATCGGCGAAGGCCTCATCGGGGTGACAGGCAATACGATCATCCCCGCCTACATGATTATGGCCGCCTGCGCGGTCGGCTTCGTCGCCACGATCTTCATGAAGGAGACGAACGGTGCCTCGCTGCGCGGCTGCGGTCTTCCCGAGACCGGAGCAGACGTCGTCCTCGACGAATCCGAACTGGTCGACGACGCGAAGTGA